A part of Penaeus vannamei isolate JL-2024 chromosome 1, ASM4276789v1, whole genome shotgun sequence genomic DNA contains:
- the Afti gene encoding aftiphilin isoform X1 has protein sequence MAFQMIPPRVSSSPPPLDSLPTVTCPGEEEDDDEFGDFSTHNSSFDITGLSDKLPPTPDASPSKFPGFGGGSSGKALSVVVEGTREDTISQDSGLGSANHPNEFSPQPQPDARIFEDFASGVPDVSKITENKPSHAVGSKNDQSSNNFADFQSFVSAATEQDPQSSGSSVVVNKETDGYVDTGLSSTSSQAGDPLSFAMSGTPPPLDHVADTTVLDDDFTRLSPSLPPSDADEFGDFTSVEFCADDSKGASHQTVVEDEVIHAESRETNATCKSSNSEETVTEGCQPSKVKSASVIDNVRKQSEIISEDSDSLTPDDWHSVNSGDSSNDVKVLTNVESETVLNNSLTDSKGLTPVEGALDSKHKNYLRTTEVCEDDIDDNKDASSSTCANDNFDDCCVDSSASPAVQEEGSEVSCSITTNNNQLDDTRNNAINNETDCSDRLDSRKMEEDSDFGEFAGPGFVESASNKDSSLDVRTGMADEFKAQNNLGEGAGADDDEFGGFEIHKTDDENDFDFSDFHKAKPGDDEDDLDFGDLRARVESGMFEADESPSADDEFGDFGTFASAVETKTDVADDDDDDEFGDFGAPADDFGGFDGAGGVEDDFGDFSAPTNANEFGKSIHFEDKFGDFSETGAVDNFGAADAEKTGFGDFSAWKGSGFEQVDESNPVLRKLENLVLKWIPRHKGSSPPSGDVNPVPSLHQAVESDAFVWHHLENLEGSAALKLSWGNTQAHNLFLSSVNVDARNIVSKEAMITLFGQKWSSSVPLFAQTLSFSPLTPAKSSEGSSTGLPVGISGTRSGPTTPPITSLAPAALNKNPLEDSPPIEITNSKDGNAEEQIPPAKFDWTSSGLTNPLEGPAYNSSLFDLDLLLTNSSIGKGATNALLASLEREFLSEGGEKGTSGRIKSPPTPSPLVQQILGGGMSKVSSATTPLQSLAPEVRLVVEQLPDLGFMRSRVLMFPIRGEQ, from the exons ATGGCCTTTCAGATGATTCCTCCAAGGGTGTCATCGTCCCCGCCCCCCCTGGACTCCCTCCCCACTGTCACCTGtccaggagaggaggaagacgacgatgaGTTTGGGGACTTCTCAACACATAATTCTTCATTTGATATCACTG GGCTGTCTGATAAACTACCCCCTACACCTGATGCCAGTCCTTCCAAGTTCCCAGGCTTTGGTGGTGGGTCCTCAGGGAAGGCATTGTCGGTGGTAGTGGAGGGAACACGAGAGGATACCATCAGTCAGGATTCAGGGTTAGGAAGTGCAAATCATCCCAATGAGTTTTCACCACAGCCACAGCCTGATGCACGGATCTTTGAAGATTTTGCCTCTGGTGTTCCAGATGTCTCAAAGATCACAGAAAATAAACCCAGTCATGCCGTGGGCAGTAAGAATGACCAAAGCTCAAATAATTTTGCAGACTTCCAGAGCTTTGTTAGTGCTGCAACCGAGCAAGATCCGCAATCATCAGGAAGTTCAGTAGTAGTTAATAAGGAAACCGATGGGTATGTAGATACTGGTCTTAGCTCTACTTCTAGTCAAGCTGGTGACCCCCTTAGTTTTGCCATGAGTGGAACTCCTCCACCTTTAGATCATGTTGCCGACACCACAGTGCTAGATGATGACTTCACTAGACTGTCTCCTAGTTTGCCTCCTAGTGATGCAGATGAGTTTGGTGATTTTACTTCAGTTGAATTTTGTGCAGACGATAGCAAAGGAGCTTCTCATCAAACAGTTGTTGAGGATGAAGTTATTCATGCAGAAAGCAGAGAAACCAATGCAACATGTAAGTCATCCAACAGTGAAGAAACTGTCACGGAAGGGTGTCAACCATCCAAGGTCAAAAGTGCCAGTGTTATCGATAATGTACGAAAACAAAGCGAAATAATTAGTGAAGATAGTGATTCCCTAACACCAGACGACTGGCACTCTGTCAACTCTGGAGATTCAAGTAATGACGTTAAAGTGCTTACCAATGTAGAGAGTGAAACAGTTTTAAATAATAGTTTGACTGATAGTAAAGGCTTAACTCCTGTGGAAGGTGCATTAGACAGTAAGCATAAAAATTACTTGAGGACTACTGAAGTTtgtgaagatgatattgatgacaacaaAGATGCTAGCTCATCCACGTGtgcaaatgataattttgatgactgTTGTGTAGACTCTAGTGCCTCACCTGCAGtacaagaggaagggagtgaagtttCGTGCTCAATAACCACAAATAATAATCAGTTAGATGATACAAGAAATAATGCCATAAACAATGAAACAGATTGCAGTGACAGATTGGACagtagaaagatggaagaagatagTGACTTTGGTGAATTTGCAGGACCTGGCTTTGTTGAAAGTGCCTCAAATAAAGATTCAAGTTTAGATGTAAGAACAGGAATGGCAGATGAGTTTAAAGCACAAAACAATCTCGGTGAAGGAGCTGGTGCAGATGATGATGAATTTGGAGGTTTTGAGATTCATAAAACAGACGATGAAAATGATTTTGACTTTAGTGATTTTCACAAGGCAAAAccaggtgatgatgaggatgacttaGATTTTGGTGACCTCAGGGCCAGGGTAGAAAGTGGTATGTTTGAGGCAGATGAATCACCCTCAGCCGATGACGAATTTGGAGATTTCGGAACCTTTGCCTCAGCAGTTGAAACTAAAACCGATgtcgcagatgatgatgatgatgatgagtttgGAGATTTTGGTGCTCCAGCAGATGACTTTGGTGGCTTTGATGGTGCTGGAGGTGTGGAAGATGATTTTGGTGACTTCTCAGCACCAACTAATGCGAATGAATTTGGAAAATCCATTCATTTCGAGGATAAGTTTGGTGACTTTAGTGAAACAGGAGCCGTAGATAACTTTGGTGCTGCTGATGCTGAGAAAACAGGTTTTGGTGATTTCTCAGCTTGGAAAGGCAGTGGTTTTGAACAGGTGGATGAAAGCAATCCTGTTTTGAGAAAG CTTGAGAATCTTGTTCTTAAGTGGATCCCAAGGCACAAGGGCTCCAGTCCTCCATCAGGTGATGTCAACCCAGTGCCAAGTCTCCACCAGGCTGTTGAGAGTGATGCCTTTGTGTGGCACCACTTGGAGAACCTGGAAGGGAGTGCTGCATTGAAACTGTCATGGGGAAACACCCAGGCACacaatctcttcctttcttctgtcaaCGTTGATGCTCGCAACATTGTGAGTAAGGAGGCAATGATCACG CTCTTTGGACAGAAATGGAGTTCCTCTGTCCCCTTGTTTGCTCAGACCCTgagcttctctcccctcacccctgcaAAGTCCTCTGAAGGCAGTAGTACAGGGCTGCCAGTTGGAATATCCGGCACAAGAAGTGGCCCAACAACCCCTCCAATCACCAGCCTTGCACCAGCTGCATTGAATAAAAATCCCCTGGAAGATTCTCCCCCAATTGAGATAACAAACTCCAAGGATGGTAATGCGGAG GAACAGATCCCACCGGCAAAGTTTGACTGGACATCTAGCGGCTTAACCAATCCCCTAGAAGGTCCGG CATATAATTCATCCTTATTTGACTTGGACCTTCTCTTAACGAACTCTAGTATTGGTAAAGGAGCAACTAACGCGTTGCTCGCAA GTCTTGAACGCGAATTTCTGAgcgagggtggagagaaaggcaCAAGTGGAAGAATCAAAAGCCCCCCGACACCATCTCCTCTGGTACAACAGATCCTTGGTGGCGGCATGAGCAAGGTCTCATCGGCAACAACACCCCTACAGTCACTCGCCCCAGAAGTCCGACTCGTAGTAGAGCAGCTCCCCGACTTAGGTTTTATGCGTAGCAGAGTACTTATGTTCCCAATTAGAGGCGAGCAGTGA